The Flavobacterium psychrotrophum region ATACAGGCTAAAAACAAGTCTGTACTGGTCAGGCAGTTGCTGTACAAGCTTTAGTATATATTCTGCCGGTACATTCATTTCCTCATCGGTAACAAGGGTATCATCGGGCAGGTCATCTTTAACGGGGAGCAGTTGTATGGTTTTTTTATAGCTGTCTATGGATTTATTAATGGTAATGCGTTTCATCCATCCTTCAAAAGAACCATTGTTTTTGTACTTGCTAATGCTTGTAAAGATCTCTATAAAAGCATTGTGCAGATTATCTTCGGCCTCAGCTTCATTACGGCAATATTTAAGGCACAGGGCAAAGAGCACATTGCGGTAGCCCAGATAGAGCGCCTCCTGTGCCTTTGCACTGTTTTTTATACAGCCTGCTATTATCTTTTCAATGGTCAAGTGTGGTAGTTTGTATAGGTGCTTAAATTTACTAAATATTTGTACTATGCACAGCGCTTTTTAAAAGTATCGTACCGCCCTTATTTTTACATTGGCCT contains the following coding sequences:
- a CDS encoding RNA polymerase sigma factor produces the protein MTIEKIIAGCIKNSAKAQEALYLGYRNVLFALCLKYCRNEAEAEDNLHNAFIEIFTSISKYKNNGSFEGWMKRITINKSIDSYKKTIQLLPVKDDLPDDTLVTDEEMNVPAEYILKLVQQLPDQYRLVFSLYELDDYPHREIAQLLGISESTSKSNLHRAKAILKQQLTVKHSFPNYNVSNGK